GTGGAACTGCTGCCGAAACTGCTGGCGCGGGGAGTGCCGGTCGCGGTGGTCACCGGGTCCACGCGCGACAATCTGGAACACATGCTGGCGCCGGAGATGCTGGCCGCATTCGAGGCGATCGTCTGCGCCGAGGATTGCCGGAAGGGCAAGCCGGACCCCGAGCCCTACCGGGTGGCTGCCCGGCGTCTGGACCGACCCGCGGCCGAGTGCCTGGTGGTCGAGAATGCGCCGCTGGGCATCCAGTCGGCCCGGGCCGCAGGCTGTCATGTGCTGGCCCTGACCACCACTCTGCCGGCCAAGGTCCTGCACGAGGCGGATGACGTGTGCTCCCGCTACGACCGGGTGCTTGAACTGATCGATTGAGAAGGAGAGTACATGGACGGCATGGTCACCATCGAACGACACATCATCGAGCAGGAACGCGAGAAGGGCGGCGCCAGTGGCATGCTCTCCGAACTGCTGTACGACATCGCCCTGGCCTGCAAGATCATCCAGCGGGAAGTCACGCGCGCGGGGCTGATCGAGCTGCTGGGCAAGACCGGCGACATCAACATCCAGGGCGAGACGGTGGCCAAGCTCGATGAGTACGCCAACGACGTGCTGGTGCGCACCCTGTCCCATGGCCAGCGTGTCTGCCTGATCGGCTCCGAGGAAGTGGATGACATGATCATCCCCAAGGAAAGTGCCACGGTGGGCAAGTACGTGGTGCTCTTCGACCCGCTGGACGGCAGCAGCAACATCGACGCCAACGTGTCCATCGGCACCATCTTCTCGATCTTCCAGCGCCGCTCGCCCCTGGGCAGCCAGCCCGACCGGGGCGACCTGCTGCAGCCGGGCAGCCAGCTGGTGGCTGC
This region of Candidatus Delongbacteria bacterium genomic DNA includes:
- a CDS encoding HAD family phosphatase, whose translation is MSSTPATPSRPLRCVLFDMDGVIVDSIPTHVIAWLHVFRLHGVDLDPMWPRLREGEKAQESCARFCRQLGLPDDAESCRRMVEEKRRHFRSLPSPGLQPGFVELLPKLLARGVPVAVVTGSTRDNLEHMLAPEMLAAFEAIVCAEDCRKGKPDPEPYRVAARRLDRPAAECLVVENAPLGIQSARAAGCHVLALTTTLPAKVLHEADDVCSRYDRVLELID